Proteins encoded within one genomic window of Leucoraja erinacea ecotype New England chromosome 24, Leri_hhj_1, whole genome shotgun sequence:
- the LOC129708587 gene encoding rho-related GTP-binding protein RhoC, whose translation MAAIRKKLVIVGDGACGKTCLLIVFSKDQFPEVYVPTVFENYIADIEVDGKQVELALWDTAGQEDYDRLRPLSYPDTDVILMCFSIDSPDSLENIPEKWTPEVKHFCPSVPIILVGNKKDLRNDENTRKELAKMKQEPVKPEEGRDMTNKISAFGYMECSAKTKEGVREVFEMATRAALQVKHKKRRKCVLL comes from the exons atggctGCAATTCGGAAAAAGTTGGTGATTGTTGGCGATGGTGCTTGTGGCAAGACTTGTCTTCTGATTGTGTTCAGTAAAGACCAATTTCCTGAAGTGTATGTGCCAACTGTTTTTGAAAACTATATTGCAGACATTGAAGTGGATGGCAAACAG GTCGAACTTGCACTCTGGGATACAGCTGGGCAAGAAGACTATGACAGACTCCGGCCTCTCTCCTATCCTGACACCGATGTTATTTTAATGTGTTTCTCAATTGATAGTCCAGACAGCTTGG AAAATATCCCTGAGAAGTGGACACCTGAAGTGAAGCACTTTTGCCCTAGTGTGCCTATAATTCTAGTTGGAAATAAAAAAGACTTGAGAAATGATGAGAACACACGGAAAGAACTTGCCAAGATGAAACAG GAGcctgtaaagccagaggaagggagggatatgACCAACAAGATCAGTGCTTTTGGATACATGGAGTGCTCAGCCAAAACAAAGGAAGGAGTTCGGGAAGTCTTTGAGATGGCTACACGGGCTGCATTACAAGTCAAACATAAGAAAAGGCGCAAGTGTGTTTTGTTGTAG